AATCGACTTAGGTCTTTCTCGTTTTATTAAGAGAGTTATTAAAGAGGCAGAACCAAAGGCAGTAGCAATTATCTTTGAAATTAATACTTTGGGAGGACAAGTAGACGCTGCTACTCAGATTAAAGATGTTATCTTAGATACTTCTTTACTAACCATAGCTTATGTTAACAAGAGAGCTATCTCGGCTGGAGCTTTAATTGCTTTGTCTGCCAGGAAGATTATTATGGCTCCTGGAAGTAGTATTGGTGCCGTAGAGCCACGACCAAGAGATGAGAAAAGTATCTCTTTTGTTAAGGCTGAAATGGTCTCCACCGCTTTAAAGACAGGTCGTCCTAAAGAACTGGCTGAAGCGATGGTAGATAAAAATATAGAGATAGAAGGCTTGGTAAAGAAAGGAGAATTATTAACTTTATCTTGGCAGGAAGCTTTAAATAGAAAATTTGCTGAAAGCGAAGCTTCAAATATGGAGGAAGTCTTAAGGCTACATAACTTGGAAAAAGCTAAAGTGATTAGAGTTAGCCCTACCTGGTCAGAAGATCTATTTAGGTTTTTAGTCCAGCCTATAGTCAGTTCTCTTCTTCTTTCTTTGGGGTTTATAGGACTTTTAGTTGAACTACGTTCCTAGTTGGGGTCTTGCTGGCATTATTGGTATTACTTGCTTAGCGCTCTTCTTTGGAAGCCATTTTATGGCCGGTTTAGCTGATTGGATCCATATCTTTCTCTTTATCTTTGGTTTAATCCTAATCATTGTTGAGGTCTTTCTTGTTCCAGGCTTTAGCATTACCGGGATAGGAGGAATTATTTGTCTAGCTTTAAGCCTGATCTTATCTTTTAAGGATTTAAAAGTAGCTACTTTTACTCTTTCTTTAACTTTTATCCTAACTATTGGCTTTTCTTTCCTTCTTTTTAAATACTTACCTAAAACTTATTCTTGGCAAAGATTGATCTTAAAACAAGATTTAAAAGAAGATCTTACTTTGGGTTTGAAAAGGTTTGAGAAATATTTAAATAAGGAAGGTTATGCCATAACTCCTTTACATCCATCAGGAATTTGTCTGGTGGAAGGTGAAAAGTTAGATGTCATTACCCAAGGAGGCTTTTTATCAGCTCAGACTAAGGTAAAGGTAGTCAAGACAGAAGGTTCTAAGATTGTCGTTACTAAGATTGAAGAAAAAGCCTAATAAACTTGCGATAAGGTAGAAAAATACCTGAAAGCTGATATTTGAGGCAGAAAAGGCCGTAAGTCTAATCTATTTATTGGAGGTAAAATTTTATGGAAGGATTTTTTCAGCTTCTTATTCCCATTACCATAGTAGCTTTTATTATCTTATTCTTTAGGTTTATTCCCGTTGGTCTTTGGATTTCGGCTGTAGCGGCTGGGGTTTATGTAAGTATAGTTAATTTAGTAGGTATGAAACTAAGGGGTGTTCCCCCTTCGGTGGTGATTAGAGCTAAGATTATGGCTGAGAAAGCAGGGTTACTAGTAGTCATTGATAAATTAGAAGCCCATTACTTAGCCGGAGGCAATGTCTTTAAGGTAGTAAGTGCTTTAATTGCGGCTCAAAAAGCAGGGATAAATTTAGTCTTTGAAAGAGCAACAGCTATTGATTTAGCAGGTCGGGAAGTTTTAGAAGCTGTTAAGATGAGTGTTAATCCCAAGGTAATTGATTGCCCTAAAGAAGGAATGATCTCAGCCGTAGCTATGAATGGTATTCAACTTAAAGTAAAAGCTCGGGTTACAGTGAGGGCTAACATTGAACGATTAGTAGGTGGCGCGGGTGAAGAAACCGTTATTGCTCGAGTAGGTGAAGGTATTATCTCTACTATTGGTTCTGCCCAAGACCATAAAAAAGTATTGGAAAACCCAGATACCATTTCTAAGACCGTCTTAGCTAAAGGATTAGACGCCGGGACAGCTTTTGAAATCTTATCTATTGATATTGCCGATGTAGATGTAGGTGAAAATATTGGGGCAAAATTACAATCAGATCAAGCTGAAGCAGATAAGAGAATTGCTCAAGCTAATGCAGAAAGTAAACGAGCTATGGCCGTGGCTTTAGAACAAGAGATGAAGGCTAAGGTTCAAGAGATGAAAGCTAAATTAGTCGAAGCAGAAGCAAAGATTCCTTTAGCAATGGCCGCGGCTTTGCAAGAAGGAAGATTAGGTGTCATGGACTATTATAATTTAACTAATATTAAGGCTGACACCACGATGCGCGAAGCGATTGCTAAACCTGAAATTTGCAAAGACGAAAGAGATGAAAGCTAAATTAGTCGAAGCAGAAGCAAAGATTTTCTTAGCAATGGCCATGGTTTTGCAACCTGAAATTTGCAAAGACGAAAGAAGAATAAATGGAAAATCTGCTCATTCTTTTATCATGGTTGGCATTATTGGTCTTTTTAGAAAGACTGGCTAAAAAAAGAGAAGTAAAGAGACCAGCCAAGCCATCAGAGGAAATTTCATCTAAAGAGACCTTAGATAAAGATCATAGACTACCAGAAATATCTGTGCCTTTAGAAGCCATAAAGAAAGAAGGCTTGATTAAAGAAGAAGGGCCTTTGTCAAATGTTTTGCCAAGGGAAGAGTCAAGGGAAGAGTGGTCAAGAGAGAGATTTAAACTTAGTGAAGCTAAAAAAGCAGTGATTTATTCGGAAATTTTTCTTCCTCCTCGTTGTAAAAGGCCTTTTCTCTTTAAAGGCTTGACTATTCTTATCATGATTGCTAACTTATCTATCTTAAATCTACATGCCGAGATAAAGAACGAAGATTTAAAGCTTAAAGAAGTAGAAACAAAGATAAAGAACGAAGATTTAAAGCTTAAAGTAGCAGAAGAGCCTAAAGTTTCAGGAACGTTGATCAAGAAAATTAAGGCGCCTGAAATTATTCCTGAAGGCATGGCTTTTGACGGTAAAGATTTATGGATCTTAGACTTAAACTTGTATGAAGATTTACAGCCTACTATTTATCAGTTAAGTCCAGAAGAAGGAAAAATTCTTTCTTATTTTTCTACTCCGGGGAAGCAGCCTCAAGGACTGGCTTTTGATGGTCATTACTTATGGAATATTGACTTAAATACGGAAAGCGATCTAGAAAAACCTATTGTTTATAAGATAAACTTAGATTTAAGGAACGCTACGGTAGCTTTTCCTCTTTCTGAACTTTCTCCTGAAAGTATGCCTACTGGAATTACCTGGGATGGTAAATATTTATGGTGTGCTGATTTTAATACTCATCAGATATTTAAGATAGATGTTCTGCGGGGAAAACTTCTTCATAAAATTAACGCTCCAGCCTCGTATCCTACCGGACTTGCTTTTAAGGATGGATTTCTTTGGGTCTCTTGTGTTTCTACGCAAAGAATTTATAAGATAGATCTTAAAGAAGGAAAAGAATTATATTCTTTTCCTCATCCTGGTCAATATCCTTATGGGTTGTGCTTTGAAGGTGAGTATTTATGGTCAGGAGATTACTTGGACTGCACTCTTTATAAGATGGTGCCGTGAGAAAGGTTATGGCTAATATCTTAATTGTAGATGATGATCTGAGCTTTTTGGTCATGAGAGGGGAGCTTTCGAGAGATGCTCCATAAGAAATTAAGAGAATATAAGGATTTAGAAAATGCCCGAGAAAGATGTTCTTTTTCAAAAGATTAAGAGAGACAATAATTTCAGAATTGCCGTAATCATTGTAGCTTATCTTTCCTGTATCCCTTTGTGGTATACAGGAAAGATCTCCACCTTAATACCGGCCACGGTAATTGCTTCTTTTTGTCTTCTTTCAATCATTATTATTTACTTTCTTTTAAGTAAAGGCAAAGCTAATTGCTATATGGATTATGGGGTTTCAACCTGTGATTTCTTTTTAATTACCGCGGTTATTTATTATACCGGAGGCATAGAAAGCCCTTTCTACTTAATCTATATTATTGCTATCTTAGTTGAGTGTTTAGATTTAACTACCAAGTTCCATATGGTTTATGACCTGGTAGTTTCCTTATTTTCCTATGCTTTTATTGTCTTATTTGCCCATTATCCTCACTTAGATAAAACCGTTATTTATCACTTGGTAGCCAGAGAAGCTTTTATTTTATTTATTGGTCTTTTAGCCCTTCAATACGCTAAGATCATCTTAGCTAATAGAGCTGAAATAGCCAGGTCTCATCAAGAAAAATTAGAAGCTATTCAAGAGTTAGCCGCAGGAGTGCTTCATGAAATTAAGAACCCCTTGACCGGGATAAGATTATTGACTCAAGTAGCTTGTCAAGAGTTTGACCAAGATGACCGGAGAAGAGAATACTTAGATGAAATCTTAAGAGAAGTAGAAAAATTAAATAAATTTTCAGTTAATTTTTTAAACTATTCTCATCCTTTTGCCTTAAAGCTAAGAAAGGTAGAATTAAGCTCTTTAATGGAAGAAACTTTGGAGGCTCTTTCTCCTAAGCTTAGCCACCAGATAGAGGTTTCTAAAGAGATGTTTCCTAACCTAGAGATTGTGGCCGATCAAGAAAAGATTAAGGAGCTCTTTTTTAATATTATTGATAACGCTATTGCCGCTACAGGAGAAGAAGGAAGGATAAGGATTCAAGTAAAGCCGATAAGTTTAGAGAGGGTGGGTATAGAGATTTCTGACACCGGTGGTGGAATTCCAGAGGAACATTTAGAGAAGATCTTTAAGCCTTTCTTTACCTTAAAAGAAGAAGGAACAGGTTTAGGACTTAGTCTTTGCCAAAGAATTGTTAATGCCCATCAAGGAAGGATAGAAGTAAAGAGTAAAGTAGGGAAGGGAACTACTTTCTTAATAAATTTACCGACTAATATGTCTAAAAGAAGTTTATCTTAAAGATGAAAGCCATTGATCTTATTAATTTATCTCGCTCTTACTGGGAATCTAAAGTCTTATTCGTCGCGGCTAATCTTAAGGTATTTACTCTCTTAGATCAAGAAAAGAAGAAAGCTAATGAAGTAGCTGCTTCTTTAAATTTAAATCCTTTAGCCATCGTCAGATTTTTAGAGGCCTTAGTTTCATTGAAGTTACTTAAGAAAGAAGGGGGTTATTATAAGAATACTAAGACTTCAAGCCTCTACTTAGTTGAAGGTAAAGATACTTATTTAGGGCATGCCTTCCATCACAGTGAGAATCTTTGGGAATATTGGGAAGCTCTTGGTAACTCGGTAAAACATGGAAAGCCAGTAGCTTTCAAGCTAACTAAAAAGACCTCATATCCTCATCGTCTCAAAGATTATCTCTATGCGATGGATGATTTAAGCTCTATTTTGGCCCAGGAAGTAGGTAGTTATCTTAAGATTTCTAACTATAAAGAGATGTTAGACTTAGGGGGAGGGGTAGGGTCATATGCTCTTAGCTTTGCTAAGATGAACCCTGATCTAAAGGTGACTATCTTTGAATTAAGAGACACCCTTAAGCATGCCAAGAAATTTATTCAAAGAGCTAAATTAAAGAGTCAAGTTAAGGCTATCGCTGGAAATTGCCTAGAAGAGTCATTAGGAAAAGATCAGTATGACCTTATTTTTATCTCTAATTTAGTCCATATCTATGATTTTCCCAGCAATCAAAAGATTATAGATAAAGCTTATCAAGCTTTAATTGAAGATGGAAAGATAGCTATCCATGGTTTTGCCTTAAATAATCACCAAACCACGCCGAAAGAAGCTACTTTATTTGACCTTAATATGCTGATAGGAACTATTTCAGGCCAAGTTTATCCTCAAGATGAGATTAAAAGGTGGCTTAAAGAGGTGGGTTTCAAACAAACAAGGTCTTATGGGACAGCTTTAAAGACTAAAGTTATTACTGCCATAAAGTAATGTTAGAAAGATTAGTGACCAAAGCTCTTGAATTAGGGGTTAAAGAAACTAAGATAATTTCTCCCCGCACCATAAAGGTAGCTTCCTGGGTAAGAATGAAGTGCCAATATGGATGTTATGGTTATAATCAATCTTTAACTTGTCCACCTTACTCTCCTACCCCAGAACAAACTAAAAAAACACTTTCTGATTATCAAAAAGCTATCTTAATTCATAGCCTTAAATGTAAGATTATCCAAGAAGCAGTGAGAATTTTAGAAAAAGAAGCTTATTATTTAGGCTTTTATAAAGCCCTGGGAATGGGTGCCGGTCCTTGTGAATTATGTCCCAAATGTTCTCTTAAGAATGCCTGCAAGTATCCTTCTTTAGCTCGTCCTTCTATGGAAGCTTGTGGTATTGATGTCTTTATTAGTGTTCGAAATAATGGTTTTCTTGTTGAAACTTTA
This genomic stretch from bacterium harbors:
- the floA gene encoding flotillin-like protein FloA (flotillin-like protein involved in membrane lipid rafts), translating into MEGFFQLLIPITIVAFIILFFRFIPVGLWISAVAAGVYVSIVNLVGMKLRGVPPSVVIRAKIMAEKAGLLVVIDKLEAHYLAGGNVFKVVSALIAAQKAGINLVFERATAIDLAGREVLEAVKMSVNPKVIDCPKEGMISAVAMNGIQLKVKARVTVRANIERLVGGAGEETVIARVGEGIISTIGSAQDHKKVLENPDTISKTVLAKGLDAGTAFEILSIDIADVDVGENIGAKLQSDQAEADKRIAQANAESKRAMAVALEQEMKAKVQEMKAKLVEAEAKIPLAMAAALQEGRLGVMDYYNLTNIKADTTMREAIAKPEICKDERDES
- a CDS encoding methyltransferase domain-containing protein yields the protein MKAIDLINLSRSYWESKVLFVAANLKVFTLLDQEKKKANEVAASLNLNPLAIVRFLEALVSLKLLKKEGGYYKNTKTSSLYLVEGKDTYLGHAFHHSENLWEYWEALGNSVKHGKPVAFKLTKKTSYPHRLKDYLYAMDDLSSILAQEVGSYLKISNYKEMLDLGGGVGSYALSFAKMNPDLKVTIFELRDTLKHAKKFIQRAKLKSQVKAIAGNCLEESLGKDQYDLIFISNLVHIYDFPSNQKIIDKAYQALIEDGKIAIHGFALNNHQTTPKEATLFDLNMLIGTISGQVYPQDEIKRWLKEVGFKQTRSYGTALKTKVITAIK
- a CDS encoding DUF2284 domain-containing protein, encoding MLERLVTKALELGVKETKIISPRTIKVASWVRMKCQYGCYGYNQSLTCPPYSPTPEQTKKTLSDYQKAILIHSLKCKIIQEAVRILEKEAYYLGFYKALGMGAGPCELCPKCSLKNACKYPSLARPSMEACGIDVFISVRNNGFLVETLKEEDQEKANYFGLILIT